A stretch of the Bacillus sp. FJAT-18017 genome encodes the following:
- the sda gene encoding sporulation histidine kinase inhibitor Sda: protein MRIMSNEQLVVSYRDAMKSGEKEWIKILKDEIQRRGLRPFKK from the coding sequence ATGAGAATTATGAGCAATGAGCAGCTTGTCGTTTCGTATCGAGATGCAATGAAGTCTGGGGAAAAAGAATGGATTAAGATCCTAAAGGATGAAATTCAGAGGAGAGGGCTAAGGCCTTTCAAAAAGTAA
- the trpC gene encoding indole-3-glycerol phosphate synthase TrpC gives METILQRILQEKEKEVGKLKETRRSLTGQHEPRRSLIERLKNSAELSIIAEFKRASPSKGLINNSLDPAGQARQYEMEGAQAISVLTDSTFFKGSFEDLRAVREAVGIPILCKDFIIDEIQIDCAIESGADLILLIVAALEEERLIQLYSYARQNGAEVLVEVHDEKELAIALRAGAELIGVNNRDLRTFEVSLDATVLLGPRVKQAGAYFISESGIQTDNDARIAASAGADGVLVGESLMKSNSLKESFAAFTVPKLEVAKK, from the coding sequence ATGGAAACGATCTTACAGAGAATTTTACAGGAAAAAGAAAAGGAAGTTGGTAAGTTAAAAGAAACTCGTCGTTCTTTAACGGGGCAGCATGAACCAAGAAGGTCACTTATCGAAAGGCTGAAGAATTCGGCTGAGCTATCGATTATTGCTGAGTTTAAGCGTGCCTCTCCTTCCAAGGGATTGATAAACAATAGCCTCGATCCAGCCGGGCAGGCCAGGCAATATGAAATGGAAGGGGCGCAGGCAATCTCGGTATTGACAGATTCCACCTTCTTCAAAGGCTCGTTCGAAGATTTAAGGGCTGTACGGGAAGCTGTCGGTATTCCGATACTATGCAAGGACTTTATCATCGATGAAATCCAGATAGATTGTGCAATCGAATCCGGAGCAGACTTGATCTTATTGATAGTTGCTGCTCTTGAAGAGGAGAGGCTAATTCAGCTTTATTCCTATGCGAGGCAAAACGGGGCAGAGGTGCTGGTCGAGGTGCACGATGAAAAAGAACTGGCTATCGCCCTTCGTGCCGGAGCCGAGCTGATCGGCGTTAACAACAGGGATTTGCGCACCTTTGAAGTATCGCTGGATGCAACGGTGTTACTTGGACCAAGAGTAAAGCAAGCAGGTGCATATTTTATCAGCGAAAGCGGAATTCAAACAGACAATGATGCGAGAATTGCCGCATCTGCAGGCGCTGATGGAGTGTTGGTTGGGGAATCCCTGATGAAAAGCAACAGCTTGAAGGAGAGTTTCGCAGCCTTCACAGTACCGAAGCTGGAGGTGGCCAAGAAATGA
- a CDS encoding GNAT family N-acetyltransferase, with amino-acid sequence MIHNTRIRLEGQTVLLVPMEESHRVGLWVAAEPEEIWQFMATRIRSREEMDRSVAEAIAEKEKGTQIPFTIIRKRDAAIIGSTRYLDISLRNESLEIGWTWLNPSAWRTSINTECKYLLLKHAFEELGMNRIILKTDGRNNRSQKAIERIGAVREGVLRMDRKLADGYIRDTVMYSILASEWQDVKLKL; translated from the coding sequence GTGATACATAATACAAGAATCCGATTAGAGGGGCAGACGGTTTTGCTTGTTCCCATGGAGGAAAGCCACCGAGTTGGCTTGTGGGTGGCCGCAGAACCGGAGGAGATATGGCAATTCATGGCCACCAGGATTCGCAGCCGCGAGGAAATGGATAGGTCGGTTGCCGAAGCGATTGCAGAAAAAGAAAAAGGTACGCAAATCCCGTTTACAATCATTAGGAAAAGAGATGCGGCCATCATTGGAAGTACGAGATATCTTGATATCTCATTAAGAAATGAGAGCCTGGAAATTGGCTGGACTTGGCTCAATCCTTCAGCATGGAGAACAAGCATTAACACGGAATGTAAATACCTGCTTCTAAAGCATGCCTTTGAGGAACTAGGCATGAACCGGATCATACTGAAGACTGATGGCAGAAACAATCGGTCGCAGAAAGCTATTGAACGGATCGGTGCTGTTAGAGAAGGCGTGCTTCGTATGGATAGAAAGCTGGCTGACGGATACATAAGAGATACTGTCATGTATAGCATCCTTGCCTCTGAGTGGCAGGATGTAAAATTAAAACTCTAA
- the trpA gene encoding tryptophan synthase subunit alpha, with amino-acid sequence MNRLAGKFQQLAMENEKAFVPYIMAGDGGIEILSERIKQLEEYGASAVEVGIPFSDPVADGPVIQRAGIRALERGTTLKSALQQIEVARGSVSIPIVVMTYLNPILAFGIDRFVSECVSAGVDGCIIPDMPIEEEFLLEPQFTQAGIELIRLVTLTTPFERIEQISKKGNGFLYAVTVKGVTGGRRSFQEELKEFLEKVKAVSTIPVLAGFGISTRDQAIELAHHCDGVIVGSRVVELFNEGNISEVEELVSSFKKIAAEH; translated from the coding sequence ATGAATAGGCTGGCAGGAAAATTTCAACAGCTTGCAATGGAAAACGAAAAAGCTTTTGTTCCATATATTATGGCAGGTGACGGAGGTATTGAAATCCTAAGCGAGCGAATAAAACAACTTGAAGAATATGGAGCTTCAGCGGTTGAAGTAGGCATACCATTTTCTGATCCGGTTGCTGATGGGCCGGTCATTCAAAGAGCCGGCATCCGGGCACTGGAGAGGGGCACAACTTTAAAGAGTGCATTGCAGCAAATTGAAGTGGCAAGAGGGTCTGTTTCCATACCAATTGTTGTGATGACCTACTTAAATCCAATCCTCGCTTTCGGGATTGATCGTTTTGTAAGTGAATGTGTTTCAGCTGGAGTTGACGGCTGTATTATTCCAGACATGCCGATAGAGGAGGAATTTCTCTTAGAACCACAGTTTACTCAGGCCGGAATTGAGCTGATCCGCCTCGTTACATTGACAACTCCATTCGAGAGGATTGAGCAAATCTCGAAGAAAGGAAATGGGTTCCTTTACGCGGTGACAGTAAAAGGAGTGACCGGAGGCAGACGAAGCTTCCAGGAAGAGCTGAAAGAATTTCTTGAAAAAGTAAAAGCAGTAAGCACGATTCCGGTTTTGGCCGGTTTCGGGATTTCCACAAGGGATCAGGCTATTGAGCTGGCTCACCATTGTGACGGTGTGATTGTCGGAAGCAGGGTGGTTGAACTGTTCAATGAAGGAAATATATCTGAAGTTGAGGAGCTCGTTTCGTCATTCAAAAAAATTGCTGCAGAACATTGA
- a CDS encoding DUF6501 family protein has protein sequence MQHLDWQTKTTIKKVKCVHADANKYIVNNVLTPGKEYDVKNETEEFYFVVDNTGKVGGYYKEYFEEA, from the coding sequence GTGCAACATCTGGACTGGCAAACGAAAACCACTATTAAAAAGGTAAAATGTGTGCATGCGGATGCTAATAAGTATATCGTAAACAATGTGCTGACACCCGGTAAAGAATACGATGTTAAAAATGAAACTGAAGAGTTTTATTTTGTTGTGGATAATACCGGCAAAGTTGGCGGATATTACAAGGAATATTTCGAGGAAGCATAA
- a CDS encoding fluoride efflux transporter FluC, which produces MTVAFIAAGGFLGAVTRFFFSRWLNSNHSSRIPYGTLVANLIGAFLLGFLVGKASNGSVYAFVGIGFTGALSTFSTLMHELNKMQLNLRFILYALISFGAGFLLMIAGMMLGK; this is translated from the coding sequence ATGACTGTTGCTTTCATTGCTGCCGGGGGATTTCTAGGCGCTGTCACGAGGTTTTTCTTCTCCAGATGGCTCAATTCAAACCATTCGTCTAGAATTCCGTATGGTACCCTGGTTGCAAACCTTATCGGTGCCTTTCTGCTTGGGTTCCTAGTAGGGAAAGCATCGAATGGGAGTGTTTATGCGTTTGTCGGTATTGGCTTTACTGGAGCGTTATCAACTTTTTCAACGCTAATGCACGAACTCAATAAGATGCAGCTGAACTTGAGATTTATTCTTTATGCGTTGATAAGTTTTGGAGCTGGATTTTTGCTGATGATCGCAGGAATGATGCTTGGAAAATAA
- the yidC gene encoding membrane protein insertase YidC → MKGKSKLLLLTILTLTIATLAGCSSGPGDTGFFTTYFVNPFTAAIHFLGELFAGSYGLAIIVVTLIIRLVLMPLMLKQYKGQIAMKGKMEKMKPEMDELQKKIKAEKDPAKQKELQTQMMGIYQKHGINPLNMGCLPILIQMPILTGFYYAIRNSAEIASHDFLWFSLGSPDLGITLLAGVVYYLQFKFSQSAMTAEQQKQMKLMGLMSPIMIVMFSFNAPAALPLYWTVGGMFLIIQSWISRKLYQEPKEQQIQPSLQK, encoded by the coding sequence ATGAAAGGGAAATCAAAGCTTTTACTTTTAACTATTCTTACGCTAACTATCGCCACTCTTGCAGGATGCTCATCAGGTCCTGGGGACACGGGCTTTTTTACCACTTACTTCGTCAATCCTTTTACGGCCGCCATTCACTTCCTAGGCGAATTATTTGCCGGAAGTTACGGGCTAGCCATTATTGTTGTAACCCTTATCATCAGACTTGTGTTGATGCCGCTTATGCTTAAGCAATACAAGGGGCAGATTGCGATGAAGGGCAAAATGGAGAAAATGAAGCCGGAAATGGATGAATTGCAGAAAAAAATCAAGGCTGAGAAAGATCCTGCCAAGCAAAAGGAATTGCAAACGCAGATGATGGGAATTTATCAAAAGCATGGCATCAACCCTTTGAATATGGGCTGCCTGCCGATTTTAATCCAGATGCCTATCTTAACAGGATTTTATTATGCCATCCGTAATTCGGCTGAAATTGCTTCACATGATTTCCTTTGGTTCAGCCTGGGCAGTCCTGACCTTGGGATTACCTTACTAGCCGGAGTTGTTTATTACTTGCAATTCAAGTTCTCACAGTCTGCAATGACTGCAGAGCAGCAAAAACAAATGAAACTCATGGGACTGATGTCTCCAATCATGATTGTGATGTTTTCCTTTAATGCGCCGGCAGCGCTGCCCCTGTACTGGACAGTGGGCGGAATGTTCCTGATCATTCAATCATGGATCAGCAGGAAGCTTTATCAGGAACCGAAGGAACAACAAATACAACCTTCACTTCAAAAATAG
- the crcB gene encoding fluoride efflux transporter CrcB has product MQYLFVGLGGAIGSLLRYILSGLNVPELVFPIGTLAINLSGAFFLGWFTARLLSPGKINANWAGFFTTGVTGSFTTFSAFCLETVLLLEKGHFLIASFYLLLSLAGGLGLVSLGTSIDKNQAEKAGGRG; this is encoded by the coding sequence ATGCAATACCTTTTTGTGGGGCTTGGCGGAGCAATCGGCAGCCTGCTTAGGTACATACTTTCGGGTTTGAATGTTCCCGAGCTTGTTTTTCCAATTGGTACACTGGCAATCAATCTTTCGGGGGCGTTTTTTCTTGGCTGGTTTACCGCCCGTTTACTATCACCCGGAAAAATAAATGCAAATTGGGCGGGGTTCTTTACTACCGGAGTTACAGGTTCATTTACAACCTTTTCAGCATTTTGTCTGGAAACAGTCTTACTCCTCGAAAAAGGACATTTTCTGATTGCGAGTTTCTATTTATTGCTTAGTCTTGCCGGTGGTCTTGGCCTTGTTTCCCTGGGTACCTCTATTGACAAAAATCAGGCAGAAAAGGCAGGTGGGAGGGGATGA
- the pflA gene encoding pyruvate formate-lyase-activating protein, with protein MNGNIHSIETFGTVDGPGIRYVIFTQGCLLRCQFCHNADTWEIGTGRKITVDEIMDDLRSYLPFIESSGGGITVSGGEPLLQVPFLVELFKACKAEGIHTTIDSSGGCFSSSRHFLDPLDELMDYTDLILLDLKHIDRKKHISLTGMANDHILEFAKYLSDKNKPIWVRHVLVPGVTDDPADLAKLGEFIGTLKNVNKIEILPYHKLGVYKWETLGLEYQLNDVEPPSEEKVQEAYELITKHWVAPTV; from the coding sequence ATGAACGGAAACATACATTCAATTGAAACGTTTGGAACAGTCGATGGCCCTGGTATCCGCTACGTTATATTTACACAAGGATGCCTGCTGCGCTGCCAGTTCTGCCACAATGCCGATACTTGGGAAATTGGGACAGGCCGAAAAATCACTGTCGACGAAATAATGGATGACCTCCGTTCATACCTCCCTTTCATTGAATCATCTGGCGGAGGTATCACTGTCAGCGGTGGTGAGCCCCTCCTTCAGGTCCCTTTCCTCGTCGAATTGTTTAAGGCATGCAAAGCTGAGGGAATTCATACGACTATTGACTCATCCGGCGGCTGTTTCTCCAGTTCAAGGCATTTCCTTGACCCTCTTGATGAGTTGATGGACTATACCGATCTTATCTTGCTTGACCTAAAGCATATTGACAGGAAGAAGCATATTAGCCTGACAGGAATGGCCAATGACCATATCCTTGAATTCGCAAAATATTTGTCCGACAAAAATAAACCAATATGGGTCAGGCACGTGCTTGTCCCTGGAGTTACAGACGATCCGGCTGATCTGGCTAAGCTCGGTGAATTCATTGGCACACTGAAAAATGTCAATAAGATTGAAATTCTGCCTTATCATAAACTCGGTGTCTATAAGTGGGAAACACTCGGGCTCGAGTATCAATTGAACGATGTTGAACCTCCAAGCGAGGAAAAAGTTCAAGAAGCCTATGAGCTTATCACCAAACATTGGGTAGCTCCAACAGTTTAA
- a CDS encoding urease accessory protein UreH domain-containing protein, with the protein MYQILSDISNFLSSPFHAMVSGTESIPLLAAFILGIVGALAPCQLTGNISAITFYGNKSMQTAGQLVDALFFILGKIAVFSSLGLLVWFAGREFQDGIISFFAAARKAIGPFIIILGIYLAGYLKLPFLNKLFSFVPEVKAVGKWGQFLMGAAFSISFCPTMFILFFMTLMPLVLGTSYGFVLPPVFAIGTSLPLILFLSVVWFMGMDGALVRKSRKIGSAFQKTAGFFLIIIGIFDTITYW; encoded by the coding sequence ATGTACCAGATATTAAGTGATATCAGCAATTTCCTCAGTTCCCCTTTCCATGCTATGGTGAGTGGAACTGAGTCGATTCCGCTGCTGGCTGCATTCATTCTTGGAATTGTAGGTGCACTGGCTCCCTGCCAATTAACCGGAAATATTAGTGCGATTACGTTCTATGGAAATAAGAGTATGCAGACAGCCGGACAACTCGTTGATGCCCTTTTCTTTATCCTTGGTAAAATTGCCGTCTTTTCGAGCCTTGGCTTACTTGTTTGGTTCGCAGGCAGGGAATTTCAGGACGGGATCATCAGCTTTTTTGCCGCTGCCCGGAAAGCAATTGGCCCGTTCATTATTATTCTAGGAATTTATTTGGCTGGTTATTTAAAATTACCTTTTTTAAATAAGCTGTTTTCTTTTGTCCCGGAAGTAAAGGCTGTTGGCAAGTGGGGGCAATTTTTGATGGGTGCGGCCTTTTCAATCTCCTTTTGCCCGACGATGTTCATATTATTTTTCATGACATTGATGCCTTTAGTACTGGGGACTTCTTATGGGTTTGTCCTCCCTCCTGTATTCGCAATTGGCACATCACTGCCGCTCATTCTCTTCCTGAGTGTAGTTTGGTTTATGGGAATGGACGGGGCGTTAGTCCGAAAAAGCAGGAAAATAGGAAGTGCATTCCAGAAAACCGCAGGCTTCTTTCTCATCATCATAGGTATATTCGATACAATAACCTATTGGTAA
- the trpB gene encoding tryptophan synthase subunit beta: MTIYTLPDERGHFGTFGGRYVPETLMKAVLEMEKAYSEAKNDPEFQREFHRLLGEYVGRETPLYLAENLTNYAGGARIYLKREDLNHTGAHKINNTIGQALLALRMGKRKIVAETGAGQHGVATATVCALLNLECIVFMGAEDVKRQALNVFRMELLGAKVISVNSGSSTLKDAVNEALRYWVANVDDTHYLLGSVMGPHPFPVVVRDFQSVIGKETKKQFLEKEGRLPEAVVACIGGGSNAMGMFYDFIENEEVRLYGVEAAGSGIDTPYHAASLTKGKPGVLHGAFMYLLQNEDGQIQEAHSISAGLDYPGVGPEHSYLNDTGRVKYDSITDEEALRAFKLLSIKEGIIPALESAHAVAFAVKLAAEMPKEEAVVVCLSGRGDKDIDSVKDKLKGVSIDE, translated from the coding sequence ATGACGATTTATACATTGCCGGATGAACGGGGGCATTTTGGAACCTTCGGCGGGAGATATGTACCAGAAACATTGATGAAGGCTGTTCTGGAAATGGAAAAGGCATACAGTGAGGCCAAGAATGACCCTGAATTTCAGAGGGAATTCCACAGGCTGCTGGGGGAATATGTCGGCAGGGAAACGCCGCTGTACTTAGCAGAGAATTTAACCAATTATGCAGGCGGAGCAAGGATTTACCTTAAGCGGGAGGACTTGAACCATACTGGAGCACATAAAATCAACAACACCATCGGCCAGGCGTTGCTTGCACTAAGGATGGGCAAACGTAAAATTGTTGCGGAAACCGGGGCAGGTCAACACGGCGTCGCTACGGCTACAGTTTGTGCCTTACTTAATTTGGAATGTATTGTGTTTATGGGAGCGGAGGATGTGAAAAGGCAGGCCTTGAATGTTTTCAGAATGGAGCTCCTTGGCGCGAAGGTCATCAGCGTCAATTCCGGCAGTTCCACCTTGAAGGATGCTGTCAACGAAGCATTAAGGTACTGGGTCGCAAATGTGGATGATACCCACTACTTGTTGGGTTCCGTAATGGGACCACACCCGTTTCCCGTTGTTGTTAGAGATTTTCAGAGTGTGATTGGGAAAGAAACAAAGAAGCAATTCCTTGAAAAAGAGGGAAGGCTTCCTGAGGCAGTTGTCGCCTGCATTGGCGGAGGCAGCAATGCGATGGGGATGTTTTATGATTTTATTGAAAATGAGGAAGTAAGGCTGTACGGAGTCGAGGCAGCAGGCAGCGGGATCGATACGCCCTATCATGCAGCGTCGCTGACAAAAGGGAAACCAGGTGTGCTTCACGGTGCGTTCATGTATCTTTTGCAAAATGAGGACGGCCAGATTCAGGAGGCCCATTCAATTTCAGCTGGCCTTGATTATCCAGGGGTCGGTCCGGAGCATAGCTACTTGAATGATACAGGCCGGGTTAAGTATGACTCAATTACAGATGAAGAGGCGTTAAGAGCCTTTAAGCTGCTATCCATAAAGGAAGGAATCATACCGGCTCTTGAAAGTGCCCATGCTGTTGCGTTTGCGGTAAAGCTTGCAGCTGAAATGCCTAAGGAAGAAGCAGTTGTCGTGTGCCTGTCAGGCAGGGGAGACAAAGACATAGATTCGGTAAAAGACAAACTGAAAGGAGTGAGCATTGATGAATAG
- the mnmH gene encoding tRNA 2-selenouridine(34) synthase MnmH, with amino-acid sequence MRDITIEEMFNIKNPVVIDVRSPIEFEEGSIPGAVNVPLFTNEERSEVGTIYKKEGTDAAKWRAMEIVSPKLPDMLSEIRKFGGRGNNLIIQCWRGGSRSKAVTSFLEFSGINARRLQGGYKAYRQSILKELPELMPKQAIVLHGMTGTGKTEILKILSAKGYPVLDLEQLANHRGSIFGAIGLGQGNSQKTFDALLHDRLMELKGSPYVIMEAESKRIGRVVLPDELMEVKKNGINIQTNLPMDKRIALIKAEYITPYQNEPWYYDNVKTALERIEKRIKDHEAKVQLFELLNAKDYTGMIKILLESYYDSMYGHKQEEYDGKFINIAAESFEDAAKKIEDYLGGMAPMPFTPVIQS; translated from the coding sequence TTGAGAGACATTACAATAGAAGAAATGTTCAATATTAAAAATCCTGTTGTCATAGATGTCCGTTCTCCAATCGAATTTGAGGAAGGTTCCATACCAGGGGCAGTTAATGTTCCACTGTTCACTAATGAAGAGCGGAGCGAAGTCGGTACAATCTATAAAAAAGAAGGGACAGATGCGGCAAAATGGCGGGCAATGGAAATTGTATCGCCGAAATTACCGGACATGCTGTCTGAAATCCGCAAATTCGGCGGGCGGGGAAACAATCTAATCATCCAATGCTGGCGCGGAGGTTCGAGAAGCAAGGCTGTTACAAGCTTCCTTGAATTCTCGGGTATAAACGCGAGACGCCTGCAAGGCGGCTATAAAGCTTACCGGCAGTCCATCTTGAAGGAATTGCCTGAACTTATGCCGAAACAGGCGATTGTCCTGCATGGTATGACAGGTACAGGAAAAACTGAAATACTGAAAATCCTTTCCGCTAAAGGATATCCTGTCCTTGATCTTGAACAGCTTGCCAATCACCGAGGATCAATATTTGGGGCTATTGGGCTTGGCCAAGGGAACAGCCAGAAAACGTTTGATGCCTTGCTGCATGACAGGCTTATGGAATTAAAGGGTTCGCCATATGTCATTATGGAAGCAGAAAGCAAGCGAATTGGCCGGGTTGTGCTTCCAGATGAACTTATGGAAGTTAAGAAGAATGGCATCAATATTCAAACGAACCTCCCTATGGACAAGCGAATTGCGCTTATCAAAGCTGAATACATTACTCCATACCAAAATGAGCCGTGGTACTATGATAATGTAAAAACAGCTCTCGAGAGAATTGAAAAAAGAATCAAGGACCATGAGGCAAAAGTCCAGCTATTTGAGCTTCTTAACGCAAAGGACTACACAGGCATGATTAAAATTCTTCTGGAATCATATTATGATTCGATGTACGGGCATAAACAAGAAGAATATGATGGTAAGTTTATAAATATTGCTGCGGAGAGTTTTGAAGATGCAGCGAAGAAGATTGAAGATTATCTAGGCGGGATGGCACCTATGCCATTTACACCAGTTATACAGTCATGA
- a CDS encoding phosphoribosylanthranilate isomerase, with amino-acid sequence MKVKICGIKDAATALKAVEYGADALGFVFAESKRKIGMEDARKIIKGLPDDDEVMKVGVFVNEARETIEEIANYCGLTHIQLHGDESPEYSESFRYPVIKAISINTPMDIKRMEEYETEYILLDSPKGAYNGGTGIPFDWKAAEGVDFTQKKVILAGGLNPNNVARAIEIAKPFMVDVSSGVETDGQKDVAKIKTFIDSAKLAGGIMI; translated from the coding sequence ATGAAGGTTAAAATTTGCGGAATAAAGGATGCAGCAACAGCATTGAAGGCAGTTGAATATGGTGCCGATGCCCTTGGTTTTGTATTCGCTGAGAGTAAAAGGAAAATCGGTATGGAAGATGCACGCAAGATCATCAAGGGACTTCCTGACGATGACGAAGTGATGAAAGTTGGTGTGTTTGTAAATGAGGCAAGGGAGACCATTGAGGAAATTGCAAACTATTGCGGTCTGACACATATTCAGCTTCATGGCGATGAATCACCGGAGTATAGCGAATCGTTCCGCTATCCAGTCATAAAAGCTATTTCTATCAATACTCCAATGGATATAAAGAGGATGGAAGAATACGAGACAGAGTACATTCTTTTGGACAGTCCAAAAGGTGCCTATAACGGAGGGACAGGAATTCCCTTTGACTGGAAGGCGGCTGAAGGGGTTGATTTTACCCAAAAGAAAGTCATTCTGGCAGGTGGCTTAAATCCTAACAATGTAGCACGGGCAATTGAGATAGCTAAACCATTTATGGTGGATGTCTCGAGCGGGGTCGAAACAGATGGGCAAAAGGATGTAGCCAAGATAAAAACATTTATTGATTCAGCAAAGTTAGCGGGAGGGATAATGATATGA
- a CDS encoding biotin transporter BioY — MSTEQQRLRKMIMAALFAAIIAVLAQISIPMPVVPFTGQTLAIGLAATILGARYGTLSVLLYLALGAAGVPVFAEMKAGLAVLIGPTGGFLVGFIPTAFIIGLILEKTSFSVKNALIANIIGMFITLAFGTAWLKIALSLEWQGAMKAGFYPFIPLGLLKAYLASVVGINVRKRLSASNLISIPAGKIDHGA; from the coding sequence ATGTCAACTGAGCAACAAAGACTAAGAAAAATGATTATGGCTGCATTATTTGCTGCAATTATTGCTGTTCTTGCACAAATAAGCATTCCAATGCCAGTTGTGCCGTTTACAGGCCAGACACTTGCAATTGGGCTTGCAGCAACTATTCTAGGAGCCCGCTATGGCACTTTATCTGTTTTATTATATTTGGCTTTAGGTGCTGCAGGTGTCCCAGTGTTTGCAGAGATGAAAGCAGGCCTGGCGGTTTTGATCGGCCCTACCGGAGGATTCCTTGTCGGATTCATTCCTACCGCTTTTATAATTGGACTCATACTTGAAAAAACAAGCTTCTCAGTCAAAAATGCATTAATTGCCAATATTATCGGCATGTTTATCACACTTGCATTCGGGACAGCATGGCTGAAAATCGCACTAAGCCTTGAGTGGCAGGGAGCAATGAAAGCAGGCTTTTATCCGTTCATTCCTCTTGGTTTGCTAAAAGCCTATCTTGCATCTGTTGTAGGAATAAATGTAAGGAAAAGACTCTCAGCCTCAAACCTTATATCAATCCCTGCTGGAAAAATTGATCACGGAGCTTAA